A region of Rhodamnia argentea isolate NSW1041297 chromosome 9, ASM2092103v1, whole genome shotgun sequence DNA encodes the following proteins:
- the LOC115737109 gene encoding geraniol 8-hydroxylase-like, with the protein MSIQKEASLVSHKRRDMNFFALIFCLYLLWGLFRALSFVVKRSKRSPSNLPPGPRPLPVIGNLLELGNLPHKSLAKLAGTYGPIIKLHLGFVTTVVISSPTLAKEILQTHDAIFANRTTPDSITAHDHHQLGLPWIPVSPLFRDLRKIYNSHLLSSRKLDSNQHLRSKKVQELVAHVAKCARNGGILDVGEAAFRTTLNSLSNTVFSLDMTDPSTSAKELKEVMWQIMAEVGKPNIADYFPVLKKIDPQNVKRRTELHFSKMFDIFDGLIKERLQLRAQSGAATCDDVLDALLDVVEDKSEDLDISIVKHLFLDFFVAGSETTSSTLEWAMGELLRNPEKLSRAQTELHLLIGKGKQIEEADISRLPYLQATVKETLRLHPPIPLLLPRKAEADTLVGGFTIPKGAQVLINAWAIGRDPAIWACPNEFMPERFLGSNIDLRGQDFELIPFGGGRRICPGLLLATRMLHLMLGSLINAFNWRLEDGVTPENMNMEDKFGITVQRAQPVKAVAVPA; encoded by the exons ATGTCGATTCAGAAAGAGGCGAGCCTAGTAAGTCATAAGCGCAGAGATATGAATTTCTTTGCCTTGATTTTTTGCCTTTACCTTCTCTGGGGCTTGTTCCGAGCTCTGTCTTTCGTTGTAAAGAGAAGCAAAAGGTCTCCCTCCAACCTCCCACCCGGTCCACGCCCTCTTCCGGTCATCGGCAACCTTCTCGAACTCGGAAACCTTCCCCACAAGTCTCTTGCCAAGCTCGCTGGCACTTACGGACCCATAATCAAGCTTCATCTCGGCTTTGTAACCACGGTTGTGATCTCTTCCCCGACGCTCGCCAAAGAGATCCTCCAAACTCATGATGCTATCTTCGCAAACCGCACGACTCCCGACTCCATCACAGCCCATGACCACCACCAGCTCGGCTTGCCTTGGATACCCGTGTCGCCTCTCTTCCGGGACCTTAGGAAAATATACAACTCGCACCTTTTATCCAGCAGGAAACTCGATTCCAACCAGCATCTTCGCAGCAAGAAAGTGCAAGAGCTCGTTGCCCACGTTGCGAAATGTGCACGCAATGGTGGCATCCTTGATGTTGGTGAGGCAGCTTTTAGGACTACCCTTAACTCTCTGTCTAACACGGTTTTCTCTTTGGACATGACGGACCCTTCAACTTCTGCCAAGGAGTTGAAGGAGGTCATGTGGCAAATCATGGCCGAGGTCGGAAAGCCAAACATTGCAGATTACTTTCCCGTGCTCAAGAAGATTGACCCCCAGAATGTGAAGCGGCGCACTGAATTGCACTTCAGTAAGATGTTTGATATCTTCGATGGGCTGATCAAGGAAAGGTTGCAGCTGAGGGCGCAGTCTGGTGCCGCCACATGCGACGATGTTTTGGATGCTCTTCTTGATGTTGTGGAAGATAAGAGCGAGGACCTGGACATTTCTATAGTCAAGCATCTGTTTCTG GACTTCTTTGTTGCTGGTAGCGAAACCACTTCGAGTACTCTAGAGTGGGCGATGGGGGAACTACTTCGCAACCCGGAGAAGCTATCACGAGCGCAAACCGAGCTCCATCTCCTCATCGGAAAAGGCAAACAGATTGAAGAAGCCGATATATCTCGTTTACCCTATTTACAAGCAACTGTAAAAGAAACTCTTCGACTGCACCCGCCGATTCCACTTCTTCTCCCTCGCAAAGCCGAAGCCGACACACTAGTAGGGGGTTTCACTATTCCAAAGGGTGCGCAAGTGCTTATTAATGCGTGGGCTATAGGAAGAGATCCTGCCATTTGGGCCTGTCCAAATGAGTTCATGCCAGAGAGATTTCTAGGATCTAACATAGATCTCAGGGGACAAGACTTCGAGCTCATACCATTTGGTGGCGGCAGGCGGATTTGTCCGGGATTGCTACTGGCCACGAGAATGTTACATCTGATGCTGGGTTCGCTCATTAACGCATTCAATTGGAGGCTCGAAGATGGTGTCACACCTGAGAATATGAACATGGAAGACAAGTTTGGGATAACTGTGCAACGGGCTCAACCTGTAAAAGCAGTGGCCGTACCAGCATAA